Proteins encoded by one window of Akkermansia muciniphila ATCC BAA-835:
- a CDS encoding DNA modification methylase, with translation MYKDYKFIDCTEKYHSVMQFDKNKNVFVHRWYPFVEGYSKEFIEDILGELPFAPTCALEPFCGSGTTPVELQNHGIKCYSFEVSPFMHLLSTVKLGRKYNVDTFTYYVKAVTKKLSRTSRNIRKIESLPFGDTIVKKEQSKKWNFHDTAIDGILDVRHAIRTIVDNDDYKNLFTIALASIIIQASNMFRNGKCLSYKKGWETRIFSRKDIHNFFLDRLNSIFTEDIRIISKQNPSVQNSEICYLGDVRKNIQQVPDREVDLIITSPPYLNSRDYTDIYMLELKVLQLINSYEELRELRKNTLRSHVQVPYGKVFPIANERLKNSLLEMSNKELNTWNTDITNMICAYFEDMQFLFSEFAKKMHKGGVIYFNVANSAYYGVEVPVDYIIADIAESCGFKVREIRKARDLKTSPQQSDKIGKLRESVIVIDYQ, from the coding sequence ATGTACAAAGACTATAAATTCATAGATTGCACAGAAAAATACCATTCGGTTATGCAATTTGACAAAAACAAGAATGTTTTTGTACATCGTTGGTACCCTTTTGTGGAAGGATATTCTAAGGAGTTTATTGAAGACATACTAGGCGAATTACCTTTTGCGCCAACCTGTGCATTAGAGCCTTTCTGTGGTAGCGGAACAACTCCTGTTGAACTGCAAAACCACGGAATAAAGTGCTATTCTTTTGAGGTCAGTCCTTTTATGCATCTCCTATCAACGGTCAAATTGGGTAGAAAATATAATGTCGATACCTTTACGTATTATGTTAAAGCCGTAACAAAGAAGCTGTCACGTACAAGTCGAAATATACGTAAAATAGAATCATTACCTTTTGGCGATACGATTGTAAAAAAAGAGCAGAGTAAGAAGTGGAATTTTCACGACACTGCTATAGATGGAATACTTGATGTAAGACATGCCATTAGAACGATTGTTGATAATGATGATTATAAGAATTTATTTACAATCGCATTGGCTTCGATTATCATTCAAGCAAGCAATATGTTTCGTAATGGCAAGTGCTTGTCGTACAAGAAAGGATGGGAAACTAGAATCTTTAGTAGAAAAGATATTCATAATTTTTTTCTGGACAGATTAAATTCAATTTTTACAGAAGATATTAGAATCATTTCCAAACAGAATCCATCTGTACAAAATTCTGAGATATGCTATTTGGGAGATGTTCGGAAAAACATACAACAGGTTCCAGATAGAGAAGTGGATTTGATTATTACTTCTCCACCCTATCTAAACTCCAGAGATTACACGGATATTTATATGTTAGAGCTAAAAGTTTTACAATTAATTAACTCTTATGAGGAACTTCGTGAATTACGTAAAAACACATTACGTTCTCATGTTCAAGTTCCATATGGAAAAGTCTTTCCGATAGCAAATGAAAGACTTAAGAATAGCCTTCTAGAGATGTCTAATAAAGAGTTAAATACATGGAATACAGATATTACAAATATGATATGTGCCTATTTTGAGGATATGCAATTTTTATTCTCGGAATTTGCAAAGAAAATGCATAAAGGGGGTGTCATATATTTCAATGTGGCTAATTCTGCTTACTATGGAGTTGAAGTTCCTGTTGATTATATCATTGCTGACATAGCAGAATCTTGTGGATTTAAGGTTCGCGAAATAAGAAAAGCGAGGGATTTAAAAACCAGCCCACAGCAAAGTGATAAAATCGGCAAACTAAGAGAAAGTGTAATTGTGATTGATTACCAGTGA